The Henckelia pumila isolate YLH828 chromosome 2, ASM3356847v2, whole genome shotgun sequence genome includes a window with the following:
- the LOC140878281 gene encoding uncharacterized protein, whose product MALALVITARKLRPYFLSQPVTVLTNSLLGRIMTHPDASGRLVKWSVELGEYDIEYQPRNAIKAQALSDFLTEVATFGQEEVWKVFVDGASGVGGSGVGVILVSPTLDKIKIAMKLDFQASNNEAEYEAMIAGMRQAQKVGVIEELGAGFITWGIEQIPREENMEADALAKRAVTGENDDKESLLQREMVAAIEALEPVVREDTWMASTVKYFTSGDLPADKGRARDMRIHAPRFAILGGRLYRRSYQGSLLKCLATGET is encoded by the exons ATGGCTCTGGCTTTGGTAATCACAGCACGGAAATTGAGACCTTATTTCCTGTCTCAACCGGTAACTGTCCTTACCAATAGCCTCCTAGGGCGGATCATGACTCATCCAGATGCCTCGGGGAGGCTCGTAAAGTGGTCAGTAGAGTTAGGAGAGTATGACATTGAGTACCAGCCACGTAACGCCATCAAAGCCCAGGCCCTATCCGATTTCTTGACAGAGGTGGCCACTTTTGGTCAGGAAGAAGTATGGAAAGTATTTGTAGATGGAGCCAGTGGTGTTGGAGGCAGTGGCGTAGGAGTCATCTTGGTTTCACCCACCCTGGATAAAATCAAAATAGCCATGAAGTTAGATTTCCAGGCGTCCAACAACGAAGCTGAATATGAGGCTATGATAGCTGGGATGAGACAGGCTCAGAAAGTCGGG gtgATTGAAGAGCTCGGGGCCGGGTTCATTACTTGGGGTATAGAGCAGATACCCCGGGAAGAAAATATGGAAGCCGACGCCTTGGCTAAAAGAGCTGTCACTGGGGAAAATGATGATAAAGAATCTTTACTACAAAGGGAAATGGTGGCTGCTATAGAGGCCCTGGAGCCGGTCGTTCGAGAAGATACATGGATGGCCTCGACGGTCAAATACTTTACCAGCGGGGATCTTCCGGCAGACAAAGGACGAGCCCGGGACATGCGGATACATGCACCCAGGTTTGCTATCTTGGGAGGTAGGCTGTATAGGCGTTCCTATCAGGGCTCTTTGCTCAAATGCTTAGCAACAGGGGAAACATAA
- the LOC140878282 gene encoding uncharacterized protein, translating into MRSGHSRTFPTSSGTEKILASGRGLFFQMGGSGAFGKNNRRRGDEFFVEEYSMSVGLPRKLVSDNGRQFQGQKLADWCAEMDIKQAFTSVAYPQSNGSVAWNGEGLGRGDPECVVGIPNHSSYCSQESPFSLVYGSEAILPVEIGQPSARIKAYKGTEEGARTQELDLIEEQRENTARRMEAYRARVMRAYNQKVKPREFQEGEFVLKRVNPAGEVRKLDA; encoded by the exons ATGAGGTCTGGACATAGTAGGACCTTTCCCACAAGCTCGGGCACAGAAAAAATTCTTGCTAGTGGCCGTGGATTATTTTTCCAAATGGGTGGAAGCGGAGCCTTTGGCAAAAATAACAGAAGGCGAGGTGATGAATTTTTTGTGGAAGAATATAGTATGTCGGTTGGGCTCCCAAGGAAGTTGGTCTCGGATAATGGCAGACAATTTCAGGGGCAAAAATTGGCAGATTGGTGTGCAGAGATGGACATTAAGCAAGCCTTCACCTCAGTCGCCTACCCTCAAAGTAACG GATCGGTTGCATGGAATGGGGAAGGACTGGGTAGAGGAGATCCCGAGTGTGTTGTGGGCATACCAAACCACTCCTCATACTGCTCACAGGAATCACCTTTTAGCCTGGTATATGGGTCGGAGGCTATTCTGCCAGTAGAAATCGGACAGCCTTCAGCTCGGATCAAGGCATATAAGGGTACAGAAGAAGGGGCCCGGACACAAGAATTGGATCTTATTGAAGAGCAAAGGGAGAATACAGCTCGCAGAATGGAGGCCTATAGAGCTCGGGTAATGAGAGCCTATAATCAAAAAGTCAAGCCCCGGGAATTCCAAGAAGGGGAGTTTGTGTTGAAAAGGGTTAATCCAGCAGGGGAAGTGAGGAAGTTAGATGCCTGA